A genomic window from Pseudoalteromonas piratica includes:
- a CDS encoding bifunctional tRNA (adenosine(37)-C2)-methyltransferase TrmG/ribosomal RNA large subunit methyltransferase RlmN: MSAAEKKINLLDLTREGMRELFVSWGEKPFRGDQVMKWMYHFGIDNFDEMSNINKKLKAKLHAECEIKAPEISVKQVASDGTIKYALVLEGGQEVETVWIPEKDRATLCVSSQVGCALECTFCSTAQQGFNRNLKVSEIIGQVWRVAKDIGLHGDSTKRPITNVVMMGMGEPLLNLNNVVPAMELMMDDWAFGLSKRRVTLSTSGVVPALDILKEKIDVALAISLHAPNNELRDVLVPINKKYPIEEFLAACRRYIDGSKANKDITIEYVMLQGVNDSTDHAHELVKVLKGTPSKINLIPFNPFPGNEYGRSSNSRIDRFSKVLQAAGLTCIVRRTRGDDIDAACGQLVGDVVDRTKRVMKKKQLDDNKIAVNTVNP, translated from the coding sequence TAACCCGTGAAGGAATGCGAGAGTTATTTGTTTCATGGGGTGAAAAACCGTTCCGTGGCGATCAGGTAATGAAGTGGATGTACCATTTTGGCATCGATAACTTCGACGAAATGTCAAACATCAACAAAAAATTGAAAGCGAAATTGCACGCTGAATGTGAAATTAAAGCGCCTGAAATCTCAGTAAAGCAAGTTGCTTCAGATGGCACCATTAAGTACGCATTAGTGCTTGAAGGCGGTCAGGAAGTTGAAACTGTGTGGATCCCAGAAAAAGATCGTGCAACCTTGTGTGTTTCATCACAGGTTGGGTGTGCCCTTGAATGTACATTCTGCTCAACAGCGCAGCAGGGCTTTAACCGCAATTTAAAAGTATCTGAAATTATTGGTCAGGTTTGGCGCGTAGCAAAAGACATCGGTTTACACGGTGATTCTACCAAACGTCCTATTACCAACGTGGTAATGATGGGTATGGGTGAGCCATTACTTAATCTCAACAATGTTGTTCCAGCGATGGAACTGATGATGGATGATTGGGCATTTGGTTTATCTAAGCGTCGCGTTACCTTAAGTACCTCTGGCGTTGTACCAGCTCTTGATATCTTGAAAGAAAAAATTGATGTGGCTTTAGCAATTTCGCTTCATGCACCGAACAACGAGCTGCGTGATGTACTCGTGCCTATCAATAAAAAATACCCAATCGAAGAATTCTTAGCGGCTTGTCGTCGTTATATTGATGGGTCTAAAGCAAACAAAGATATCACCATTGAATACGTTATGTTGCAAGGAGTGAATGATAGCACTGACCATGCGCATGAATTAGTTAAGGTATTAAAAGGCACACCGTCAAAAATTAACCTAATCCCATTTAACCCATTCCCAGGGAATGAGTATGGCCGTTCAAGCAATAGCCGCATTGACCGTTTCTCTAAGGTACTGCAAGCTGCAGGCTTAACCTGTATTGTGCGTCGTACCCGTGGCGATGATATTGATGCCGCGTGTGGTCAGTTAGTGGGTGATGTAGTTGACCGTACTAAACGTGTAATGAAGAAAAAACAGCTTGATGATAATAAAATCGCAGTTAATACGGTAAACCCATAA
- the pilW gene encoding type IV pilus biogenesis/stability protein PilW, with protein MRRSILVGVAVLATTGCVTESVYVGSDKPVVENRIDNDEAARTRISLALKYLASGDSTQAKYNLERAAKFSPKLPEVHYTTAYYFQQVGENELAKESYLRAIDIAPDDPNTLNNYGVFLCGLGEYDEASEYILRAIEVPSYLRVSQSYENLALCAIENNEFDEAEEYLEASVKHNPTRGSSLVNLSAIYYAKSDLHRAQTYMNRYEKSGRISSRSLMLSYLIESRMGHIEKASTLALTLQQTYGNSIEAKQIKQKNTADSEFERLREKYRKNELSKLKKELNPDGKSVVKKPKVKVVKRKAQTEQSQPKVIEQTAVEPKTDSTAKVIVAKPIDQVAKNEVVIAQAQKAQESGQTQEQASSPLKLVETPFHIMKGGENLFSVSVKYNVKLAKLLEWNGLTENDPVFAGTKIYLNNPNVYHLVKDGDTLFSISVKYNLRMKSIAEWNDIGESATLSPGDKILLVNPKTYAL; from the coding sequence ATGCGTCGTTCAATATTAGTAGGTGTTGCAGTACTTGCAACAACAGGATGTGTCACCGAAAGTGTGTATGTAGGCAGTGATAAACCCGTTGTTGAAAATCGTATTGATAACGATGAAGCGGCAAGAACACGTATCTCTCTGGCATTAAAATATTTAGCGTCAGGTGATAGCACACAAGCAAAGTATAACCTTGAACGTGCTGCTAAGTTTTCACCAAAGCTGCCTGAAGTACACTACACAACAGCATATTACTTTCAGCAAGTAGGTGAGAACGAGCTTGCGAAAGAGTCTTACTTACGTGCGATTGACATTGCACCTGATGATCCAAATACACTCAATAACTATGGTGTATTTTTATGTGGCTTAGGTGAATACGATGAAGCATCAGAGTACATCCTTCGCGCAATAGAGGTACCAAGCTACCTGCGCGTATCACAAAGTTATGAAAATTTAGCTTTATGTGCCATCGAAAATAACGAATTTGATGAGGCTGAAGAATATTTAGAGGCTTCGGTAAAACACAATCCAACTCGTGGTTCATCGCTGGTAAACCTATCTGCTATTTATTATGCAAAAAGTGATTTACATCGCGCTCAAACTTATATGAATCGCTATGAAAAATCAGGGCGTATTTCATCTCGCTCATTGATGTTGTCTTACTTAATTGAAAGCAGAATGGGGCACATTGAAAAGGCCTCAACTTTAGCGCTGACATTACAGCAAACCTATGGCAACTCAATAGAAGCAAAGCAGATCAAACAAAAAAACACTGCTGACAGCGAATTTGAAAGATTGCGTGAGAAATACCGCAAGAATGAGTTAAGCAAGCTTAAGAAAGAACTGAACCCCGATGGTAAATCAGTCGTTAAAAAACCTAAAGTTAAGGTTGTGAAGCGCAAAGCGCAAACTGAGCAGTCTCAACCTAAGGTGATAGAACAAACGGCAGTGGAACCGAAAACAGATTCAACAGCTAAAGTGATAGTTGCTAAGCCCATTGATCAAGTCGCTAAAAATGAGGTTGTCATTGCACAAGCGCAAAAAGCACAAGAAAGTGGTCAAACACAAGAACAGGCTAGCTCACCGTTAAAACTGGTTGAAACACCATTCCACATAATGAAAGGTGGTGAGAACTTGTTCTCGGTGTCTGTTAAATACAATGTGAAGCTTGCCAAATTACTAGAATGGAATGGCTTAACTGAAAATGATCCCGTTTTTGCAGGTACCAAAATTTATTTAAATAATCCAAATGTTTATCACTTAGTAAAAGACGGTGACACACTATTTAGTATTTCTGTGAAATACAATTTGCGTATGAAGTCAATTGCTGAGTGGAATGATATTGGTGAATCTGCAACTTTAAGCCCCGGTGATAAAATTTTATTAGTGAATCCGAAAACTTACGCACTATGA
- a CDS encoding RodZ domain-containing protein has protein sequence MTEEVLEQQPSFNLGQQLSKAREQHKISIVEMAQKLKLTASQIEALEREDYSQLGPVTFVKGYIRSYCREFTLNETELMSQFSHQREEAEKRMQSFSRRTEREAKDNRLMLFSYAIIALIIGSSLFIWWQNRDTSSTIDTPVVEQPINSDVANITSQDTEQTPQVTAAENIALQDESEAVNDANTSVNNSVLTQAELTPSNQAIVNEPETAQRISSADTIIMTFKDDSWVEIFDAEGERVAFGVKKKGYVMTLEGKAPFNVVLGKHYIVDVEFNGQLVDISHFPTNRLAKFSLPLSE, from the coding sequence ATGACCGAAGAAGTATTAGAGCAACAACCAAGTTTCAATTTAGGCCAGCAACTCTCAAAGGCTCGAGAGCAGCATAAGATTTCAATTGTTGAAATGGCGCAAAAGTTAAAATTAACAGCGTCGCAAATTGAAGCATTAGAGCGTGAAGACTACAGTCAGTTAGGGCCTGTCACCTTTGTTAAAGGGTATATTCGCAGCTATTGTCGTGAATTTACGCTCAATGAAACAGAGCTAATGTCACAATTTTCGCATCAACGCGAAGAAGCTGAAAAGCGTATGCAAAGCTTTTCGAGACGCACAGAACGCGAAGCCAAAGATAATCGATTAATGCTATTTAGTTATGCGATTATCGCGTTAATTATCGGCTCATCATTATTTATTTGGTGGCAAAATAGAGATACATCATCGACGATTGACACCCCGGTAGTTGAACAACCTATCAACAGTGATGTTGCGAACATAACCTCTCAAGACACAGAACAGACCCCGCAGGTTACTGCTGCAGAAAACATTGCATTGCAGGATGAAAGCGAAGCAGTTAATGACGCTAATACGAGTGTAAACAACTCAGTGTTGACACAAGCTGAGCTCACGCCTAGCAATCAGGCGATAGTTAACGAACCAGAAACCGCTCAGCGAATTAGTAGTGCTGATACCATTATTATGACGTTTAAAGACGATAGCTGGGTTGAGATATTTGATGCTGAAGGCGAGCGTGTCGCATTTGGTGTAAAGAAAAAGGGCTATGTAATGACGCTGGAAGGTAAAGCGCCATTTAATGTAGTACTTGGTAAACATTATATCGTTGATGTTGAGTTTAATGGGCAACTTGTGGATATTTCACATTTCCCAACGAATCGTTTAGCCAAGTTTAGCCTGCCGTTGAGTGAGTAA